DNA from Fortiea contorta PCC 7126:
TCGTACAATATCACTTTTATGAGATTTTTTGAAAAAAGTATAGGGGGAAAATATTTCAAGTTGTTCCGTTACCTGCAATGGATTTTGCTAGGTTTAGTAATTAGCGTATTAGCAAAACCTTTAATAGCAACGGCTTATATAGGTTTAATGACGAATGGCGATCGCTACCTTCAACCAGAATTAGTCCCAAAAGAACAGGTTGCAATAGTATTCGGTGCAGGAATTCTTCCAAATGGTAATCCCACACCCATGTTGTCAGACCGTGTAGAAGCTGCTGTCAAACTTTATAAAATGGGAAAGATTAGTAAACTCTTGATGACAGGAGATAACAGTACAGTTTCCTATAATGAGGTCAGGTCTATGCTGAAATATGCCCATGATCTGGGTGTACCGATGAAAAACATTACCCTAGACTATGCAGGTTTCAGCACTTATGAGAGTTGTTATCGCGCTCATAAGGTTTTTGGTGTACATACAGCTGTTGTCATCACTCAAAATTATCATCTTCCCCGCACTGTTTACACCTGTCGCCAATTAGGAATAAAGACAGTTGGTTTAGGAACTCCAGATATAGAAATTTATGGACTACGAGGAATGATTCCCGATTTATTACGGGAATCATTAGCGAATGTCAAGGCTTTGTGGGAAGTTGATATCACCCGTCCCCGACCTACTTTTTTAGGACAGTTTGAACCAATTAATTGATGAAGGTTTTAAAATTTATCATCTCAATTATTTTATGCTTATTTATTTTTATGTAACATTTGATTTTATTCAATTGAGGCTAACATATTTATGCCTAATTCAACATCCCAAGTAACTAAACTTAAGAGCAAGAATAACGAATTTTCATCTACAGTAGATACAGTGCGTATCTATCTTCATGAAATTGGACGTGTACCTCTGTTAACCCATGAGCAAGAAATTTTTTTTGCTCAACAAGTTCAGCAAATGATGGTGATGTTTACTGCAAAAGAAGAGCTAGCTGAAAAATTACAGTGTGAACCCACTCTGCAACAATGGGCTGACAAGATGCAGTTGAAAGAAGATGTGCTGCTGCAACAACTAAGTCAAGGACAAATTGCCAAGCAGAAGATGATTCAGGCTAATCTGCGGTTAGTGGTGTCTATTGCTAAAAAATACCAGAAACGCAATATTGAGTTTCTAGACTTAATTCAAGAAGGTGCATTGGGGCTAGAACGAGGGGTAGAGAAATTTGATCCAACTCTTGGATACAAGTTTTCTACTTATGCTTACTGGTGGATTCGTCAGGGAATTACACGAGCGATCGCTCAACAATCCCGCACTATTCGTTTACCCATTCACATGGCTGATAAGCTGAACAAAATTAAGTGTGTTCAGCGAGAGTTATCTCAAAAGCTTGGTTACATTGCTGGCGTGACGGAAATCGCCCAAGCCCTCAATCTGGAACCTAGTCAGATTCGAGAATATTTGCAGCTTGTTCGTCAACCTGTTTCCTTAGATATGCGAATTGGGTTTGAACAGGATACCCAATTACAGGATCTGCTGAAGGATGATAGAATGTCTCCCGAACGCTACGCCGAACGAGAATTTTTCTATCAAGACATTCACAATCTATTAGCAAAGCTGACTCCCCAGCAAAAGGAAGTACTAATCTTGCGCTTTGGTTTAGCAGATGGATACGAACTGACCCTAGTACAGGTTAGTCAACGGATGGGTATTAGTCGGGAACGAGTACGACAAGTGGAAAAACAAGCTCTCACGCTTCTACGAAGATATGGAATTGACTCACGCAGCTATCTAGCTGACTGACAACTACTGGCTGAATATTACAACAGTTCCCAGAATGAGCAAGCAAAGTGCGATCGCATAATAAAAAATAGTCGCACCTGTCTCACCAATAAGGTTTCTGACAAATCTGACACTGCTCTTGTTCCAGTAGGGACTCGGTTTGTAATAAGTTAAAGCGATGGTTATCAAGCCTGTCGCTAGCACTGCCAAACCATAAAGGACTTGCATCTATAGTTTTTTACGACAAAATAGGGTCATTTTACAAGCAACAATGGAAACTAAAAACGCATCGATAAGCCAACAAAGGGCTGAAAGTCATCCGCAGCCTGCGTTAACCCAATGTTAACACCCGCATCTAGTTGAATATTTTCTGTGAGCAAATACTTTAAGCCAGTGTCAAAAGTAGCAATTAAATCAGAGCCTTTCTCAGTTGTTTTTTCCGTAAATAACTCAAAATAAGTACCCAATCTGGAGTTAATTGCATAGCCAAGGGTGACGCTATTCACAAAACCTAAATTGTATCCAGAATTAACTTCATTTTTATTGAAGTCGAACTCGGTCATCATACCCAAGTCCCACTTGTCAGACAATTCAATCGCCAAGGGAAAAATAATGCCGCCTTCTATTGAGTTATTTCCCAAATTATTTTTATTAGTGGGGAATTTAATAAAAGGCATCATAGCAAACGCCGTTTTGCCGCTATCATTGCCCCAAAAGTTAACTTTGACGCGAACTGTAATATCACCAAAGCCAGAGCGTTCCTCAGTGGAACCATTTTCGGGTGTGGTACGCACGACGTTGTAAACTTCTGGGATAATCTGCAAATCGACGTTATTTAACAAACCGACTTTCAAATTGGGAACCAAAAGATTGAGAGATTCGGTATGAGTACCGTCTGTATCTTTGGTATAAACGAACAAATCTGCTTCTACTTGGAAATGTCCTGCATCCACAGTGAAGGGAGACTCGGTTTGATCTGGTCGATCTGTACTTAGCTCCCGCATCAGTGCTTCGGGTGTAGGGTTAAACAAGTTGTACTGGCTTTTATCAGGTGGAGGAATCTCTAGTTGTTGAGGCTGTTGTTCAACTGTCTCAGATACTAGATTCTGGGATACAGATTGTTCTAATAAGTAATGCTGTGCTTCACCTGCTACAGGAGTGGAAATATTGAACTGAAGTTCACTAACAGAAGTGCTGTAAGTAGCCTCTTGTGCCAAAACAGTATTAGAAATTACAGCTATTGCACCGCAAGCCGTAAGGATGGAGATATATGTCTTAGCCAAAATATTCTTTCTTCCTTGTCTTTAAAAATTTCTTTCATAATCTTCTCATATTATTTTCATTTTGCTTTCATTTTTTTTTAGGCGGGATTGATCACGCGGAATACACAAGTCCAGAGGTCGTGTCGCGTTTCAATCAGGGCAAACGCATCTTGCACAAATTGAATATGGTGTCAGGCGCAGACTTGTACTGCCATTGTTGTTGATTGGCGATCGCTATCTTTAATAAGCAAAAAATTAACTCTACAAAAAAACATAAATAAATATTATTAATAAATGAAAAAACTAAATGAATTAACAGAAAAATCACAGTCTAATAAATTTCACCCGAATTTCATTCCGGCCTGTCATCCTAGATAAAGTTAATGCTGATTTATCCTCAGTAAAGCTTTATCTTCCCACTAATGCTCAATTCTATTGTTAAATGGTCGATCGCTCAACGCTGGCTAATAGTTATTGCTTCCATCCTCATATCTGTTCAGGGCTTTCTCGTCCTTACACAAATGCCACTGGATGTATTTCCCAACTTTGCTCCCCCGCAAGTGGAAATTATGACCGAAGCTCCAGGACTAGCATCAGAAGAGGTTGAATCCCTAGTTACTCGACCAATAGAAAGTGCCATTAACGGTACCCCTGGACTGGAAACATTGCGTTCTTCCTCAGCCGTAGGTCTTTCGGCTGTGAGAGCGACTTTTAGATTGGATACAGAAATTTATCGCGCTCGTCAATTGGTGACGGAACGGTTGCAACAAGCACGCAGTCAACTACCGCAAGGTGTAGAAGATCCAGAGGTTCTTCCCGTTAGCTCCCCTTTAGGATGGACTGTCAAATACGCCTTTACCTCCGAAACCACTCCACTAATGGAGGTATGGCGGATTGTTAACTGGCAAGTGAAGAACCGCCTTCTGGCTGTCCCTGGTGTGAGTAATATCGTCATATTTGGTGGGGATGAGCGTCAGTATCAAGTGTTGGTTAACCCTGATAAGCTGAAAGCGTTTAATGTTTCCCTTGATGATGTCACCAAGGCAGCACAAGCAGCTAACGCCAATGCACCAGGGGGATTTTTAATTACTCCTGACCAAGAAACATTGGTGCGAGGGGTAGGGCGGATTGAATCTATCGAGCAGTTGAAAAAATCAGTAATTAAAGCCAAAAATGGCACGCCAGTTCTGTTGGAACAAGTAGCGGATGTACAAATAGGTGCAGCACTCAAACGCGGCGATGGCAGTTTTGCGGGTAAAAAAGCGGTAATTTTGACAGTCAACAAACAGCCAACAGCAGATACGCCAAAAGTAACGAAGGCAGTTGAGACAGCAATCGAGGAAATTCAAGCCGGTCTGCCTAAAGATGTCAAAATTACAACTACTTTCCGTCAGGAAGATTTTATCGAAGCCTCGATCAAAAACGTCGAAGAAGCTTTGCGTGATGGTGTTATCATCGTTTCCGTCATCCTGATTCTGTTTTTGATGAATTGGCGCACGGTAATCATTAGTTTGAGCGCCTTACCCGTGTCCTTATTATTAGGAATGATGATTCTGAACTGGACAGGACAAGGCATCAACACCATGACTTTGGGCGGACTAGTGGTGGCTATTGGTTCAGTGGTGGATGATGCCATTGTAGATATGGAAAACGTCTACCGCCGCTTGCGGGAAAACCAACTAGCAGGTAATCCCATTCCACCATTGCAAGTTGTCTTTAATGGTTCAGTTGAGGTGCGGGTTAGCGTCCTCTTCGCCACAATTATTATTGCAGTTGTCTTTGCACCGATTTTCGCCCTTTCTGGTGTGGAAGGTCGAATTTTTGCACCAATGGGTTTAGCCTATCTGCTGTCAATTGCTGCTTCCACCCTAGTAGCGCTGACATTAACCCCGGCAATGTGCGCCCTGTTGCTAACGAATACAAGATTACCCAGTACAGAAACTTGGTTGGAAAAACAAACCCATAAACTTTACCGTCCTGCTTTGAAATTTTCTATGCGCCGCCCCAAAATTGTTTTAGGAATGGCGATCGCTGGCTTTGTGACTTCATTGGTAATTATGCAAGGTTTAGGGCAAGTTTTTTTACCAGAATTCCAAGACCGCTCTTTAGTAGTCGCCGCAGTTTTAATGCCTGGTCAATCTCTGGATGCGACTAATCAACTAGGGTTAGCGATCGAAGAAGCCCTGAAAAAAAATCCTGGGGTTGAAACGGCTCAATTGCGCTCTGGACGAGCTCAAAGGGATACTGAGGTGACTGGTGTAAAC
Protein-coding regions in this window:
- a CDS encoding ElyC/SanA/YdcF family protein; this translates as MRFFEKSIGGKYFKLFRYLQWILLGLVISVLAKPLIATAYIGLMTNGDRYLQPELVPKEQVAIVFGAGILPNGNPTPMLSDRVEAAVKLYKMGKISKLLMTGDNSTVSYNEVRSMLKYAHDLGVPMKNITLDYAGFSTYESCYRAHKVFGVHTAVVITQNYHLPRTVYTCRQLGIKTVGLGTPDIEIYGLRGMIPDLLRESLANVKALWEVDITRPRPTFLGQFEPIN
- a CDS encoding efflux RND transporter permease subunit is translated as MLNSIVKWSIAQRWLIVIASILISVQGFLVLTQMPLDVFPNFAPPQVEIMTEAPGLASEEVESLVTRPIESAINGTPGLETLRSSSAVGLSAVRATFRLDTEIYRARQLVTERLQQARSQLPQGVEDPEVLPVSSPLGWTVKYAFTSETTPLMEVWRIVNWQVKNRLLAVPGVSNIVIFGGDERQYQVLVNPDKLKAFNVSLDDVTKAAQAANANAPGGFLITPDQETLVRGVGRIESIEQLKKSVIKAKNGTPVLLEQVADVQIGAALKRGDGSFAGKKAVILTVNKQPTADTPKVTKAVETAIEEIQAGLPKDVKITTTFRQEDFIEASIKNVEEALRDGVIIVSVILILFLMNWRTVIISLSALPVSLLLGMMILNWTGQGINTMTLGGLVVAIGSVVDDAIVDMENVYRRLRENQLAGNPIPPLQVVFNGSVEVRVSVLFATIIIAVVFAPIFALSGVEGRIFAPMGLAYLLSIAASTLVALTLTPAMCALLLTNTRLPSTETWLEKQTHKLYRPALKFSMRRPKIVLGMAIAGFVTSLVIMQGLGQVFLPEFQDRSLVVAAVLMPGQSLDATNQLGLAIEEALKKNPGVETAQLRSGRAQRDTEVTGVNGAEIDVQLSEEGAKDREETIETIRKEFEKIPGVATNIGGFISHRMDEVLSGVRSAIAVKIYGPDLEQLRTLGQQVQSAMSEVSGLVDLQLEPQVPIKQVQIQFDRDAAARYGLTIGELSEIVETALNGRVVSQVLEQQQTFDMVVWLQEKYRNNIEIIGNLLVDTPNGQKIPLAQVAKINYGTGPNTINRENVSRYIVVSSNVGGRDLGSVIKDIRERVKQQVQLPSGYFIEYGGQFEAQEGATKTLLSAGGLAFVAIAVILYFAVKSIPATIMILINLPLALIGGVVSIALTSGIISVASMVGFITLFGVAARNGLLLVENYNARLAEGQPLPQVLMEGSMERLTAILMTALASALGMVPLVIGSGAGKEILQPLAVVVLGGLFTCTALTLLVLPASYVQFRRFLVPRKAEPIIQSEIAREAGA
- a CDS encoding transporter, producing MAKTYISILTACGAIAVISNTVLAQEATYSTSVSELQFNISTPVAGEAQHYLLEQSVSQNLVSETVEQQPQQLEIPPPDKSQYNLFNPTPEALMRELSTDRPDQTESPFTVDAGHFQVEADLFVYTKDTDGTHTESLNLLVPNLKVGLLNNVDLQIIPEVYNVVRTTPENGSTEERSGFGDITVRVKVNFWGNDSGKTAFAMMPFIKFPTNKNNLGNNSIEGGIIFPLAIELSDKWDLGMMTEFDFNKNEVNSGYNLGFVNSVTLGYAINSRLGTYFELFTEKTTEKGSDLIATFDTGLKYLLTENIQLDAGVNIGLTQAADDFQPFVGLSMRF
- the sigB gene encoding sigma-70 family RNA polymerase sigma factor SigB, producing the protein MPNSTSQVTKLKSKNNEFSSTVDTVRIYLHEIGRVPLLTHEQEIFFAQQVQQMMVMFTAKEELAEKLQCEPTLQQWADKMQLKEDVLLQQLSQGQIAKQKMIQANLRLVVSIAKKYQKRNIEFLDLIQEGALGLERGVEKFDPTLGYKFSTYAYWWIRQGITRAIAQQSRTIRLPIHMADKLNKIKCVQRELSQKLGYIAGVTEIAQALNLEPSQIREYLQLVRQPVSLDMRIGFEQDTQLQDLLKDDRMSPERYAEREFFYQDIHNLLAKLTPQQKEVLILRFGLADGYELTLVQVSQRMGISRERVRQVEKQALTLLRRYGIDSRSYLAD